The genomic segment TATGAATGACGTTATTTCAATTCTTAAGGCCATTGCAGACGAAAGCCGCTTTCGTATCCTCAACCTGCTCCTGACAAATGATTTTTGCGTTGGGGCTCTGTCAAGCCGTCTCGGTATTTCCAAAGCAGCCGTATCTCAACACCTGCAAGTGTTGAGGAAGGCAGGGTTGGTGAGAGGAGAGAAG from the Syntrophorhabdaceae bacterium genome contains:
- a CDS encoding metalloregulator ArsR/SmtB family transcription factor; this encodes MNDVISILKAIADESRFRILNLLLTNDFCVGALSSRLGISKAAVSQHLQVLRKAGLVRGEKRGYWTHYTVERNLLHEVAGALIEAANRTIRVEAVCRRGSLQHID